The genomic segment AATATTAACTATTTCCTCTAAATCCCGAATCATCATTTCTTCCTGATCTTGAAGATAACGATTAATCTTTTCCTTCAATCATATTTCCTCCTCTTATTATTTAATTAAATGACAAGCAACCTGTCTATTCTCAATAGATTTCATCTCCGGAGACTTTTGTCTGCATACCTCCATTGCATATCTACACCGTGGATGAAAATAACACCCATTAGGTAAATCTATTGGATTGGGAACATCACCTTCTAATACGTCATGATAACTTTTAGAAGTTGTGGTGAGTCTCGGAATTGAATCAAACAATGCCCGGGTATATGGATGTAGGGGATTTGAAAAAATCTCTTCTGTTTTTCCAATTTCACAAATCTTTCCCAGATACATAATTGCAACACGGTCACTAATGTGTTTCACAACACTTAAATCATGGGCAATAAACAAATAGGTTAAGCCAAACTCTTCCTGAAGATCCATCAGCAGATTCAAAATTTGTGCCTGGATAGATACGTCTAAAGCTGAGATAGGCTCATCAGCAACAATAAAATCCGGCTGCATAGCCAATGCCCGGGCAATTCCAATTCGCTGCCTTTGACCTCCGCTAAACTGATGAGGATAACGATTGGCATAATCAGGATCAATACCAACTTTCTCCATCAACTGAAAGATAAAGTCCTCCAGCTCCTCTTCGGGAACCAATTTATGGGTTATAATCGGTTCAGCAATAATTTCTTTTACTTTCATCCGTGGATTTAAGGAACTATATGGATCCTGAAAGATCATTTGCATTTTACGGCGATATGGGAACCTCTCTTTAGGCAAAAGATTAACAATACTTTGACCTTCAAAAAGGATATCTCCAGAAGTAGGCTCATATAAACCTAAAATTGTCCGCCCTGTTGTTGACTTACCACAGCCACTCTCTCCTACAAGTCCCAATGTTTCACCCTTATTAATTTTAAAGGATACTCCATTCACAGCATGAATATATTTCTGTTCTTTTCGCCATCTGGAAAAAAAGCCCGATTTAATGGGAAAGAATATTTTTAAATCTTTAACTTCGACCAGAGCCATCTTAAATCACCTCTTTTATAGCCTGTAACGAAAGTTTATGACATGCAACCCAATGAGACTCTCCAACTGCTTTAAGTTCAGGCATAACATCACATTTGACTTTTGCTTCAGGACAGCGGGGTTTAAATTTACAACCAGCTGGAAGATTTAACGGATTTGGCATAACCCCTTTAATTGGCTTGAGCCTTTTCTGTTTTTGATCAAAATTTGGCAGTGAGTTGAGTAATCCCTGAGTATATGGATGCTTAGGATTTCCTATCACCTGTGCTTTTGGGCCATATTCAACAATTTTTCCTGCATACATAACAGCAATCTTATCTGCTATCTCTGATACCACTGCCAGATCATGGCTAATCAGAATCATTGAAGTTTTATATTCAGCAATTAAATCCTGCATCAATTTTATAATCTGAGCCTGGATAGTTACATCCAGAGCAGTAGTTGGCTCATCTGCAATAATCAAATCCGGATTGGTGGCCATTGCTATAGCAATTACTACTCTCTGCCTCATTCCACCACTAAACTGATGCGGATATTGTTTCAAACGTTTTTCTGGAGATGGGATTCCAACCATTCTTAACAGTTCAATGGCCCGATCTTTAGCTTCTCTTTTTTTCATCCCTAAATGATAACGTAAAACCTCCATCAACTGCTCACCAATGGTCAAAAGAGGATTTAATGAAGTCATGGGGTCTTGAAAAACCATTGAAATTCTATTTCCCCTAATCTTTTCAATTTCAGACTCTTTCATTTTTAATAAATCCTTTCCTAAAAAGTAAATCTCTCCATTGACAATTTTCCCAGGAGGGCTAATCAATCTTAAAATTGAAAAACCTGTAATAGATTTTCCTGCACCAGACTCACCTACTAATCCTAAAACTTCTCCTCTTTTAAGTTGAAAACTCACTCCATCAACAGATTTTATTACTCCCTGTCTGGAATAAAAATAGGTCTTTAAATCCTTAACATCAAGCAATACTTCCTTTTTCATCTACTCACCTTCTCTCTACTGGAATTTTATTTTAGCTTTGGATTTAAAGTATCACGAAGCCAATCACCCAGAATATTAATACTTAAAACAATCATTAAGAGCATTGTTCCAGGAAAAACTACCAACCACCAATATCCGCTAAAAAGCATCTTATAACCCTCTGCAATCATCAATCCAAGGGATGGTTTTGTTAAAGGAACTCCCAAACCTAAAAAGCTCAGTGTTGCTTCCAGCATAATAACCTGTGCAACCTGTACAGTGGCAATTACAATCACCGGAGTCATAATATTTGGTAAAAGATGTCTAAGCATAATCTTATATTTACTAACCCCAATTATCTTTGCAGCTTCAATAAATTCACTTCCTTTAATTGTTAAAACTGCTCCCCTTACAGTCCTGGCATAAGTTACCCAACCGGCCAGACCAATAACAATAATAAGTTTAAGTACACCCCTACCCCAAAAAGCCATCACCGTAATTGCAATCAACGTTGTTGGAATCGAAAGCTGAATATCTGCTACCCTCATGATAAAAGAATCCAATCTACCACCAAAGTAACCGGAAATCAAGCCTAAAATAATTCCAATAACGCCACCCAGAATCATGGCAGCAAAACCGATAACCAGAGAAATCCTGGTTCCATATAAAATAGTACTTAAAACTCCTCTCCCCTGAAGGTCAGACCCTAATGGAAATTTTGCTACCCCTCCTTCCATCCAGGCAGGGGGACGCAAACTATCCATCAAAGATAAAGAAGATAAATCATATGGATTATGAGGAGCTATAAATGGTGCAAAAATACTTACTAGAATAATCAGTAACAAAATTACTGAGGCAATTATCACTGTTTTATTTTGAAAATAGTCATATGCCAGATCCGAATCCAAAAGTGTTGCTAATCTTTTCCTCATCCTGTCACCCCCACTCTCAGCTTAGTTTTATCCGCGGATCAATTACAAGATAAAGTACATCTACAATTAAATTAATAAAAGCAAAGATTATAGCGATAATTAAAAGATATGCCATAACCACAGGTCTATCAACCCTATGAATCGAATCTAAAATTAACTTTCCAATGCCAGGCCAGGCAAAAATCTTTTCAGTAATCATCGAAAACGCAATTAACCTCCCCAGCTGAAGACCAATAACTGTAACCACAGGTACCATGGTATTTCTTAGAGCGTGTTTTAAAGTAATAATTCTCTCTGGCACTCCTTTGGCTCTGGCAAATTTAATGTAATCCTGTTGCAAAGTTTCTTCCATACCCGCTTTAACCAGACGAATCAGCATTGCCACCATGTAAAAACCCAGGGTTGCCGCAGGCATTAAGATATGCTTCCATCCATCAAGAGTTAAAAGACTTATATCAAAACTCATAACATGAATAACTTCCCCACGTCCAGAAGATGGGAGCCAGGATAGATTCACTGAAAAGACCAAAATAAACAAAATACCAATTAAAAACGTCGGTAATGAAATTCCTAGCAAGGAACCGGACATAATAATTCGGGTCAAAAAACTATCAGGTTTAACCGCCGTATAAATTCCAGCAGGAATGGAAATCACAATAGATATAATAATTGCAATAATAGCTAGCTCCAATGTAGCAGGTAACCTCTCTATTACCAACTTAAGAGCTGGTACCTGATGATAAAAAGAAACTCCCAGATTCCCATGAAGTGCATTTTTTAAAAAAAGAATATACTGAATATATAAAGGTTTATCTAATCCCAAAGCAACCTTCATCTCTTCCACTT from the Anoxybacter fermentans genome contains:
- a CDS encoding ABC transporter ATP-binding protein, with the protein product MALVEVKDLKIFFPIKSGFFSRWRKEQKYIHAVNGVSFKINKGETLGLVGESGCGKSTTGRTILGLYEPTSGDILFEGQSIVNLLPKERFPYRRKMQMIFQDPYSSLNPRMKVKEIIAEPIITHKLVPEEELEDFIFQLMEKVGIDPDYANRYPHQFSGGQRQRIGIARALAMQPDFIVADEPISALDVSIQAQILNLLMDLQEEFGLTYLFIAHDLSVVKHISDRVAIMYLGKICEIGKTEEIFSNPLHPYTRALFDSIPRLTTTSKSYHDVLEGDVPNPIDLPNGCYFHPRCRYAMEVCRQKSPEMKSIENRQVACHLIK
- a CDS encoding ABC transporter ATP-binding protein, coding for MKKEVLLDVKDLKTYFYSRQGVIKSVDGVSFQLKRGEVLGLVGESGAGKSITGFSILRLISPPGKIVNGEIYFLGKDLLKMKESEIEKIRGNRISMVFQDPMTSLNPLLTIGEQLMEVLRYHLGMKKREAKDRAIELLRMVGIPSPEKRLKQYPHQFSGGMRQRVVIAIAMATNPDLIIADEPTTALDVTIQAQIIKLMQDLIAEYKTSMILISHDLAVVSEIADKIAVMYAGKIVEYGPKAQVIGNPKHPYTQGLLNSLPNFDQKQKRLKPIKGVMPNPLNLPAGCKFKPRCPEAKVKCDVMPELKAVGESHWVACHKLSLQAIKEVI
- a CDS encoding ABC transporter permease, encoding MRKRLATLLDSDLAYDYFQNKTVIIASVILLLIILVSIFAPFIAPHNPYDLSSLSLMDSLRPPAWMEGGVAKFPLGSDLQGRGVLSTILYGTRISLVIGFAAMILGGVIGIILGLISGYFGGRLDSFIMRVADIQLSIPTTLIAITVMAFWGRGVLKLIIVIGLAGWVTYARTVRGAVLTIKGSEFIEAAKIIGVSKYKIMLRHLLPNIMTPVIVIATVQVAQVIMLEATLSFLGLGVPLTKPSLGLMIAEGYKMLFSGYWWLVVFPGTMLLMIVLSINILGDWLRDTLNPKLK
- a CDS encoding ABC transporter permease, translated to MLEYISKRIGQIILVLFVITILVFLMMQAVGDPIANLLPPDAEPWEVEEMKVALGLDKPLYIQYILFLKNALHGNLGVSFYHQVPALKLVIERLPATLELAIIAIIISIVISIPAGIYTAVKPDSFLTRIIMSGSLLGISLPTFLIGILFILVFSVNLSWLPSSGRGEVIHVMSFDISLLTLDGWKHILMPAATLGFYMVAMLIRLVKAGMEETLQQDYIKFARAKGVPERIITLKHALRNTMVPVVTVIGLQLGRLIAFSMITEKIFAWPGIGKLILDSIHRVDRPVVMAYLLIIAIIFAFINLIVDVLYLVIDPRIKLS